The Streptomyces sp. cg36 genomic interval GGGGCTGCACGATCCCGTACGCACCCGGATCACCGGCAGTGTGGAGGTGGCCGGGACCGAGGTCGTGGGCGCCCCCGAGTCCGTGCTGCGGGGGCTGCGCGGGTCGAGGATCGCGATGGTGTTCCAGGACGCTCTCGCCGCGCTCTCGCCGTTCCACACCGTGGGGGCGCAGCTCGCCGAGGCGTATCGCGTCCACCACCGGGACGCCTCGCGCGCCGAGGCGCGGGAGCGGGCGGCGGCGATGCTGGAGCGGGTCGGGATCGCGGCCGGGCGGGCCGGTGACTTCCCGCACCAGTTCTCCGGCGGGATGCGCCAGCGCGTGATGATCGCGGGCGCCCTGGTGAACGCGCCCGACGTGGTGGTCGCCGACGAGCCGACCACCGCGCTCGACGCCCGGGTGCAGCGCCAGGTCCTGGACCTGCTCGCGGAGCTCGGGCGCGAGAACGGCACCGCCGTGCTCTTCGTCAGCCACGACATGGGCGTGATCGGGGAGATCGCCGACCGGACGGCGGTGATGAGGGACGGCCGGGTCGTCGAGGAGGGGACGACGGCCCGGCTCCTCACCGCCGCCGCCCATCCCTACACCCGGGCCCTGATCGGGGCCGCGCCCACCATGGCCACGGTCCCGGGCAGCAGGCTCGCGACCGTGGACGAACCGGCCCCGGTGACCCCGCCCCGCCCCGCGCGCCCCCGCTTGGCGTCGCACGGCGAAGCCGGGCACCCGGACGGCGTCGCACTGCCCGGGGCCGGGCATCGCGACGGTGCTGTGTCCTCGGGGGCCGGGCATCCGGACGGCGCCTCGCCGCCCGCCCTCGCCGAGATCAGCGGTCTGCGGGTCGCGTTCCCCGGGCGGCGGCCCCTCCTGGGCCGCCGGGCCGAGCCCGTCGTCGCCGTACGGGACGTGAGTCTGCGCATCGCGGCCGGTGAGACCCTCGGCCTGGTCGGCGAGTCCGGCTCCGGCAAGTCCACCACCGCCCGGGTGCTCGCCGGACTCCAGCGGCCGACCGCCGGCACCGTGCGGTTCGACGGCCGGGACGTGTCCGGCGCCGCCGGGAACACCGCGCTGCGCCGCGAGCTCAGCCGGGACGTCCAGCTCGTCTTCCAGGACCCCTACGCCTCGCTCAATCCGCGCCGCACGGTCGAGGAGATCGTCACCACACCGCTGCGGGCGCACACCCGGATGGACCGGGACGAGCGGCGGGAGAGGGCCGCCGGGCTGCTCAAGCAGGTGGGACTCGCGGAGGACCGGCTCGACAGCTACCCGCACGAGTTCAGCGGGGGCCAGCGCCAGCGCATCGGCATCGCGCGCGCCCTGGCCGTACGCCCCCGGCTGATCGTCGCGGACGAGCCGGTGTCCGCGCTCGACGTCTCCGTCCAGGCGCAGGTGCTGAACCTGCTCCTCGACCTCCGCGACGAACTGGGCCTCTCACTGCTGTTCGTCTCGCACGACCTGGCGGTGGTGCGGCACTTCTGCGACCGGGTCGCGGTGATGCGCGACGGCGCGATCGTGGAGGAGGGCGAGCGGGACGCCGTGTTCGGATCCCCGGCCACCGCGTACACCCGGGAGCTGCTCGCGGCGGCCTGCTAGGGCGTGTCCGGGGTGCGCGAGAAGGGGACCGGGGAGGGGAAAACCGGCGAGGGGCTCCGGGGGCTGTCGGCCCGGGTCCTTCAGAGGTGCCCCGGGGAGGCCGGTGACGGGGGGCCGGTCTCCAGGGGGTCCTCCCCGGTTTCCTTCTTGCGCACCCCGGCCATGACCATGGTGACCGCCGCGCCGGCCACCGCCCAGGCGGAGAGCACCAGCAGCGGGCCGGTGACCGCGTTGCCCCGGAAGTAGGCGATGGAGCGGGCCGTCCAGGTGCCCGCGCCCGGCGGCAGTGCGGGCCCGATCGCCTTCCAGAACGGTGGCAGCAGCGGATAGGGATAGGCGCCGCCCGCGCTCGGGTTGCCCAGCACCACGACGACCAGGATCGCCAGTCCGATGCCGATGATCCCGGCGAGCCCCTGGAAGGCCAGGGTCGTGGCGCCCACCGCGAACACCACCAGCGCGCCCAGACCCGACAGGGCCAGGTAGTTGCCGGGCAGGGCGCTCAGCACCGGCCCGATGATCAGCGCGCCGAGCAGCCCGGCGGCGATCGAGTACACCGCGAGCGCGGCGAGCCGGATCAGCGCCCGCTGGACGTTGGCGGGCCGGGCGCCATGGCTGATGGCCAGGATCGCGGCGCAGAGATAGCCGCCCACGCACCAGCCGACGACCAGGTAGAACGAGGACAGCCCACGGGCGTCGCCCTGGTCCGCCGGGGCCACGTCCACCACCCGCACCGTGCGCCGCTCGGCCTTCTCGACCGCGGAGACGACCAGCTCGACGGCCCCGGAGAGGGAGGCTCCGCCACCGCTGGCGACGAGCAGGGTGTCGGTCGTGCCGGCCGGGTCGACCAGCAGCGCGCCGTCGATGTCGCGGTCGCGCAGCTGGCGGGTGGCGGTGGCCCGGTCCTTGACCGCCCGGGCGTCCAGCGCACCGCCCGGCAGCGCGTTCAGCCGCTGGACCGTCCCGGTGCTGATCTGCTCGGGCGCCACCACCGCGAACGCG includes:
- a CDS encoding dipeptide ABC transporter ATP-binding protein, producing the protein MSALNAERAASAERAGSAVLRVRDLSVSFTGRGGVPAPAVRGVSLTVGPGEVLGLVGESGSGKSTVGLAALGLHDPVRTRITGSVEVAGTEVVGAPESVLRGLRGSRIAMVFQDALAALSPFHTVGAQLAEAYRVHHRDASRAEARERAAAMLERVGIAAGRAGDFPHQFSGGMRQRVMIAGALVNAPDVVVADEPTTALDARVQRQVLDLLAELGRENGTAVLFVSHDMGVIGEIADRTAVMRDGRVVEEGTTARLLTAAAHPYTRALIGAAPTMATVPGSRLATVDEPAPVTPPRPARPRLASHGEAGHPDGVALPGAGHRDGAVSSGAGHPDGASPPALAEISGLRVAFPGRRPLLGRRAEPVVAVRDVSLRIAAGETLGLVGESGSGKSTTARVLAGLQRPTAGTVRFDGRDVSGAAGNTALRRELSRDVQLVFQDPYASLNPRRTVEEIVTTPLRAHTRMDRDERRERAAGLLKQVGLAEDRLDSYPHEFSGGQRQRIGIARALAVRPRLIVADEPVSALDVSVQAQVLNLLLDLRDELGLSLLFVSHDLAVVRHFCDRVAVMRDGAIVEEGERDAVFGSPATAYTRELLAAAC
- a CDS encoding DUF3533 domain-containing protein; translation: MTFVDEVKSAVTVRAALLVIGVLGLMVAFITSYAGAFHSPKPKDIAFAVVAPEQISTGTVQRLNALPGGALDARAVKDRATATRQLRDRDIDGALLVDPAGTTDTLLVASGGGASLSGAVELVVSAVEKAERRTVRVVDVAPADQGDARGLSSFYLVVGWCVGGYLCAAILAISHGARPANVQRALIRLAALAVYSIAAGLLGALIIGPVLSALPGNYLALSGLGALVVFAVGATTLAFQGLAGIIGIGLAILVVVVLGNPSAGGAYPYPLLPPFWKAIGPALPPGAGTWTARSIAYFRGNAVTGPLLVLSAWAVAGAAVTMVMAGVRKKETGEDPLETGPPSPASPGHL